The Acetonema longum DSM 6540 nucleotide sequence TAGAATGAGAAAAATTCAGCAAAGGAGTGATTCATGCAATGAAATGGGTTTGTGATGTCTGTGGCTATGTGTATGATGAAGCGGCCGGCGACCCTGATTCCGGCATCGCTCCGGGAACGAAATTCGAAGATATCCCCAATGACTGGGTTTGCCCGGTTTGCGGCGTTGGCAAGGATCAGTTCTCCCAACAATAGTTCAGCTAT carries:
- the rd gene encoding rubredoxin, with protein sequence MKWVCDVCGYVYDEAAGDPDSGIAPGTKFEDIPNDWVCPVCGVGKDQFSQQ